The following proteins are co-located in the Eleginops maclovinus isolate JMC-PN-2008 ecotype Puerto Natales chromosome 1, JC_Emac_rtc_rv5, whole genome shotgun sequence genome:
- the LOC134868052 gene encoding neurofilament light polypeptide-like: protein MIKEEEEEFVPEEGEEFVPEEGEEFVPEEGEEFLSEEGEEQAKEGEEQVKEVEERAKEGEEQVKEVEERAKEGEEQAKEGEEKEGEQDNASSSQMK from the coding sequence ATGatcaaggaagaagaagaggagttcgtgccagaggagggagaggagttcgtgccagaggagggagaggagttcgtgccagaggagggagaggagtttttgtcagaggagggagaggagcaggccaaggagggagaggagcaggtcaaggaggtagaggagcgggccaaggagggagaggagcaggtcaaggaggtagaggagcgggccaaggagggagaggagcaggccaaggagggagaggagaaggagggcgAGCAAGACAACGCATCTTCATCACAGATGAAATGA
- the LOC134868045 gene encoding uncharacterized protein PF3D7_1120000-like, with product MIKEEEEEFVPEEGEEFVPEEGEEFVPEEGEEFLSEEGEEQAKEGEEQVKEVEERAKEGEEQVKEVEERAKEGEEQVKEVEERAKEGEEQVKEVEERAKEGEEQVKEVEERAKEGEEQVKEVEEQAKEGEEKEGEQDNASSSQMK from the coding sequence ATGatcaaggaagaagaagaggagttcgtgccagaggagggagaggagttcgtgccagaggagggagaggagttcgtgccagaggagggagaggagtttttgtcagaggagggagaggagcaggccaaggagggagaggagcaggtcaaggaggtagaggagcgggccaaggagggagaggagcaggtcaaggaggtagaggagcgggccaaggagggagaggagcaggtcaaggaggtagaggagcgggccaaggagggagaggagcaggtcaaggaggtagaggagcgggccaaggagggagaggagcaggtcaaggaggtagaggagcgggccaaggagggagaggagcaggtcaaggaggtagaggagcaggccaaggagggagaggagaaggagggcgAGCAAGACAACGCATCTTCATCACAGATGAAATGA